Proteins found in one Ptychodera flava strain L36383 chromosome 16, AS_Pfla_20210202, whole genome shotgun sequence genomic segment:
- the LOC139114902 gene encoding solute carrier family 35 member G1-like, translating into MSLKSSPIIWLADEEPARKVSGCDATSCTRRARTVWSSLQGVGSALLSGILFAFVALLFQFLGQSGIPHLQVIFIADLGMTLALIPPLLYFRVNLKADSLKDALILVSIGVIWTSGYVALLNSLSRLPMSNVIAIIHGAMPILTPLMSCMFLREFCSCVDAVGTVINLVGIVFITQPTFLFGENRETAGANEYPIGYLYAFLCAFAFSVICVFARFVGQRVSLLMLSFYKVAIGAASAFILCLIFEPRVWKPQTPVILSFLIMILANTLGTWLRFYSLQLEAAATVVLLANIQLAMAYVLDFVIYEEKPTAIDLIGAFLIIFSSAIVAGYTWYRHVKLEKQEEDDHEYSFLYSDVDQTR; encoded by the coding sequence ATGAGTTTGAAGTCATCGCCGATAATCTGGCTCGCTGATGAAGAACCTGCCAGAAAGGTATCCGGTTGCGACGCGACCTCCTGCACCAGGCGCGCCAGGACCGTCTGGTCATCGCTTCAGGGAGTCGGATCCGCGTTGCTCTCCGGCATCCTCTTCGCCTTTGTGGCGCTGCTGTTTCAATTCCTCGGACAGAGCGGCATCCCTCACTTGCAGGTGATATTCATCGCCGACTTAGGAATGACGTTAGCGTTGATTCCGCCTCTGTTGTACTTTCGCGTGAATCTGAAGGCCGATTCGCTCAAGGATGCACTTATTCTGGTCAGCATCGGCGTGATTTGGACGTCGGGGTATGTTGCTCTGCTTAACTCGCTGTCGCGTTTACCTATGAGCAACGTCATCGCCATTATCCACGGTGCCATGCCAATTCTGACTCCATTGATGTCGTGTATGTTTCTCCGTGAGTTCTGCAGTTGTGTTGACGCTGTGGGTACGGTGATAAATCTTGTAGGTATAGTTTTCATAACTCAACCGACATTTCTGTTCGGTGAGAATCGCGAGACGGCGGGTGCCAACGAGTATCCCATCGGTTACCTTTACGCCTTTCTCTGTGCCTTCGCGTTTTCTGTTATATGCGTCTTTGCACGTTTTGTGGGTCAACGTGTCAGTCTACTGATGTTGTCGTTTTACAAGGTGGCTATTGGGGCAGCGTCCGCGTTCATACTTTGCTTGATATTCGAACCCCGCGTTTGGAAACCTCAGACACCTGTTATCCTCTCCTTCTTGATAATGATCTTGGCCAACACGCTTGGGACCTGGCTACGGTTTTACAGTCTTCAACTGGAAGCGGCCGCAACAGTTGTTCTGCTGGCCAACATTCAGCTTGCCATGGCCTACGTTCTAGATTTCGTGATATACGAAGAAAAACCGACGGCGATCGATCTCATCGGCGCTTTTCTGATCATATTTAGCTCCGCCATTGTCGCGGGGTACACGTGGTATCGGCATGTGAAGTTAGAGAAACAAGAGGAAGACGATCACGAGTATAGTTTTCTGTATTCTGATGTTGATCAAACCCGGTAA